TTCTGCTAATCGCACATTTCTCGGTATAACAGTAGTATAAACCTTCTCTCTGAAATATTTCTTTACTTCTTCTACTACTTGAATGGACAGATTTGTTCGTCCATCAAACATACTCAAAATAACACCTTGAATTTGCAGATCAGGATTCAGGCTTTTCTTTACCAGTTCAATAGTACTCATAAGCTGACTGACACCTTCCAAAGCATAAAATTCACATTGAATTGGTATCAAAACACTATCCACTGCTGTAAGCGAATTAATCGTTAAAAGGCCTAGTGAAGGCGGGCAATCTATAAATATGTAATCATAATTAGATTTAATTTTATCAATCGCCTTCTTTAATCGCTTTTCCCTTCCCTCTAGCTGCACCAGCTCAATTTCAGCGCCTGCAAGCTGGACACTGGCCGGAATGATGTCCATATTCTCCACACTGGTATGCATAATCGCCTCTTCTGGTGCAATTGTATCATCCACCAAGATCTCATAAGTCGTTCTAGTTAATCCTTTTTTGGATATTCCTACGCCGCTGGTTGTGTTTCCCTGCGGATCTATATCAAGAATAAGTATTCTCTTACCTTTTAGTGCTAAACAAGCTGCCAAATTTATGTTTGTAGTGGTCTTACCTACACCGCCCTTTTGGTTAAAAATTGCTATTGTCTTTCCCAAAACATTTCTCCTTTTTTTACTTTTATATAGTTAATATAATATCATCAAATGAGTTCATTGACTAAGAATAATGATTTTATAACCTAAATAATATTATATTATACAATGCTATATTTAACCACTACTTTTTACAGAATATCCTCATTTTCACAAAAAAACATAGAAATGTTTCACGTGAAACATTTCTATTTACATTTTTTGTAATTTTTAACCTACTTTATCGCATGCATTTTTTTTAGGAATCAATATCTTTATTTCAAACATATCTCCCAAGTCCTGTTGATAATATTTCGCATTCGCTTCTGCATCTTTTATTTGATCAAATGCCTTTCGTATAGAATTAATATAGATTTTATAATTTATGTATCGAAGCTTATGTGCTTTTCTCATTTCCTCTTGCTTTTTACTCAATATATCCTCTATCAACCTCTCTGTTTGCTTCACATTTAAGTTGTTGGCTATAATTCGTTCAAGTACCTTTTTTCTCAAATTCTCATCATCTAGCTTTAAAAGTGCTCTGGCATGACGTTCTGTCAGTTGATTGCTCATAAGCGTTTCTTGAATATCCTCCGGCAAAGTAAGCAGTCTGATTTTATTTGAGATCGTGGATTGTTGCTTTCCCACACGCTTTGATATTTCTATTTGAGACAGGCCGAAGTCTTCCATTAGTCTTTTATAAGCAATGGCCTCCTCCAGATAGCTTAAGTTTTCCCGCTGGACATTTTCCACTAAAGCAATTAGAGCCACATCCTTTAGATCAGCCTCTTTGACAATCGCCGGTATTTTGGACAGACCTGCCAGCTTGGATGCTCTGAGCCGTCTTTCTCCCGCAATTAAAAAATATTCCCCCTCTTTACTCCTACTGACTATGATTGGCTGCAGCACACCATACTCTCTAATGGAGTCCGCCAATTCCAAAAGTTCTTCCTCGTTAAAGACTTTTCTGGGCTGGTCCGGATTTAAATTTACTAAGTCAACAGAAACCTCAATATTTTTTTTATTAAACATAAAATCATCCTCCCGATAATAAAACAACAGAAGCATATATTGTTCTATCTTTAATAGTATCAGAAGCCTGTCCAATTAAAAGACCCATATGATAAACAAAAAACCACCGAAATCGCTATTTCAGTGGTTCTTTCGATGGGGTTCCCGCTTTTCTTGGATATTTTGCGGGCGTACCCCCTATTTTTTCTATAACAATGATATGATGATCCAGATCATATTCTGAAAGAGGTACTTGCTCTTCCCTTAAAAACTTTCCGCCCAAAAGTCCTATAGCACTTTGAGCCTCTTTAATTTCTTCATCTGCTTTTATTCCTTTATAGGCTAAGAAGCTTCCGCCTTTTTTAATAAATGGAATGCAATATTCAGATAAGGTGGAAAGGTTCGCTACAGCTCTGGATACACAGAGGTCATAAGCTTCTCTGTGCTCCTTGGCATGAGCCAGATCTTCTGCCCTTCCGTGCAAAGTCTTTACATTTTTTATTTCCAGCTTACAAGCTAAATCGTCTATTACTTTTAAACGTTTTTGTAGAGAATCCATTAAAATAAACTGTTTTTCCGGAAATAAAAGTGCCAGGGGAATACCGGGAAAACCGCCGCCGGTTCCCACATCGATAATGGTCTTTGCTTTCTTTAATTCAGGAAAGGAATAGCAGATGACCGAATCAATGTAATGTTTCTTTATAAATTCTTCTTCCTCCGTTATGGCTGTCAAATTTATTTTTTCATTCCACTCCAGAATCATTTCCATATACTGCCGAAATTTATTGAGGACAGTATAATCATTAGAAATGCCTAATTCGCTAAAAGCATTTTGTAAGGTTTCTATCGGCATTAGTTTTTTTACTCCTTCTCATTTTTTCAAAATATACCAGCAATACGTTTATATCAGCCGGTGAAACACCGGAAATCCTTGAGGCCTGTCCTACGGACACAGGCTGAAATTGATTTAATTTTTGAATGGCTTCTAATCTCATCCCTTCAATCTTCGTATAATCAAAGCCCTGCTTCAGCTTTTTGTCTTCCAGCTTTTTAAACCGTTCAATCTGCTGAAGCTGCTTTGCTATATATCCGGTATATTTTACCTGCACCTCCACTTGTGTAATGGAATGCATGGATAAAGAATTTTCTCTGTTTTTGTCCAATGGAGCCAACAACGCATAAGTAATTTCCGGTCTCTTTAAAAGCTCAGAAAGAGAAATCCCGCTTTTCAAAGGCGAGCTTCCCAGACTAACAAGGTAAGCATTAATCTCTTCCGTCGGCGTTACTATGACATGTTCCAGCCTCTCCATTTCCGCTGCCGCTTCATTTTTTGTTTTCAGAAATCGATCATACCGCTCCTGTGTAACCAAGCCGATTCTATGACCCTTTTCTGTCAAGCGCAAATCTGCGTTATCCTGCCTTAAAACAAGTCGGTACTCTGCTCTGGAAGTCATAATACGATAGGGCTCATTGGTGCCTTTTGTTACAAGATCATCAATCAATACACCGATATATGCTTCTGATCTGTCTAAAACAAAAGGCTCTTTTTCATCAACCCGGAGGGCTGCATTGATTCCTGCCATCAATCCCTGCGCCGCTGCTTCTTCATAACCGGAACTGCCGTTAAACTGACCCGCACAGAAGAGATTTTCAATTTGCCTATTTTCAAGATTAGTTTTCAGGTAAAGCGGATCGATGCAATCATATTCTATGGCATAGGCGGGCCTTGTAATTTTCAGGTTTTCAAGTCCGGGAATGGTTTTATAAAAAGCTTCCTGCACATCCTCAGGCAAACTGCTGGACATACCCTGAATATACATTTCTTCTGTATTAAGCCCCTCCGGTTCTATAAACAACTGATGTCTCTGCTTATCGCTGAATCGGTTTACTTTATCCTCTATAGAAGGACAATATCTCGGTCCTACCCCTTCAATTTG
This region of Aminipila luticellarii genomic DNA includes:
- a CDS encoding ParA family protein, with product MGKTIAIFNQKGGVGKTTTNINLAACLALKGKRILILDIDPQGNTTSGVGISKKGLTRTTYEILVDDTIAPEEAIMHTSVENMDIIPASVQLAGAEIELVQLEGREKRLKKAIDKIKSNYDYIFIDCPPSLGLLTINSLTAVDSVLIPIQCEFYALEGVSQLMSTIELVKKSLNPDLQIQGVILSMFDGRTNLSIQVVEEVKKYFREKVYTTVIPRNVRLAEAPSYGMPITEYDPKSAGAAAYHEFAEEFLDLEAEE
- a CDS encoding ParB/RepB/Spo0J family partition protein, producing MFNKKNIEVSVDLVNLNPDQPRKVFNEEELLELADSIREYGVLQPIIVSRSKEGEYFLIAGERRLRASKLAGLSKIPAIVKEADLKDVALIALVENVQRENLSYLEEAIAYKRLMEDFGLSQIEISKRVGKQQSTISNKIRLLTLPEDIQETLMSNQLTERHARALLKLDDENLRKKVLERIIANNLNVKQTERLIEDILSKKQEEMRKAHKLRYINYKIYINSIRKAFDQIKDAEANAKYYQQDLGDMFEIKILIPKKNACDKVG
- the rsmG gene encoding 16S rRNA (guanine(527)-N(7))-methyltransferase RsmG, yielding MPIETLQNAFSELGISNDYTVLNKFRQYMEMILEWNEKINLTAITEEEEFIKKHYIDSVICYSFPELKKAKTIIDVGTGGGFPGIPLALLFPEKQFILMDSLQKRLKVIDDLACKLEIKNVKTLHGRAEDLAHAKEHREAYDLCVSRAVANLSTLSEYCIPFIKKGGSFLAYKGIKADEEIKEAQSAIGLLGGKFLREEQVPLSEYDLDHHIIVIEKIGGTPAKYPRKAGTPSKEPLK
- the mnmG gene encoding tRNA uridine-5-carboxymethylaminomethyl(34) synthesis enzyme MnmG — its product is MNYYMMGEYDVIVIGAGHAGCEAALASARMGKKTLVFSINLEAVAMMPCNPSIGGTGKGHLVREIDALGGEMGLNIDKTFIQSKMLNTAKGPAVHSLRAQADKHQYHEEMKKTMERQKNLDLKQGEVVDLFVEDGKVCGVILRTGAAYRAKAVVLATGTFLRGKIFIGEWSFSSGPNGLAPSMELADNLRKHGMELRRFKTGTPARALADSLDYAKMQEQHGDEKIVPFSFMNDELDKEQISCWLTYTNAETHEIIRNNFSRSALFGGQIEGVGPRYCPSIEDKVNRFSDKQRHQLFIEPEGLNTEEMYIQGMSSSLPEDVQEAFYKTIPGLENLKITRPAYAIEYDCIDPLYLKTNLENRQIENLFCAGQFNGSSGYEEAAAQGLMAGINAALRVDEKEPFVLDRSEAYIGVLIDDLVTKGTNEPYRIMTSRAEYRLVLRQDNADLRLTEKGHRIGLVTQERYDRFLKTKNEAAAEMERLEHVIVTPTEEINAYLVSLGSSPLKSGISLSELLKRPEITYALLAPLDKNRENSLSMHSITQVEVQVKYTGYIAKQLQQIERFKKLEDKKLKQGFDYTKIEGMRLEAIQKLNQFQPVSVGQASRISGVSPADINVLLVYFEKMRRSKKTNADRNLTKCF